A window of Oncorhynchus kisutch isolate 150728-3 linkage group LG10, Okis_V2, whole genome shotgun sequence contains these coding sequences:
- the LOC109898570 gene encoding prosaposin receptor GPR37 isoform X3, with product MRRSLQPTQHYIKRDLRQQLSKVSSLGVTTFTLCALCIDRLRAATNAQMYYEMIENCASTAAKLAVIWIGALLLALPELLIHQLVTEDGEPPDVTPCQRCVVRISTDLPDTLYVLGLTYDGARLWWYFGCYFCLPTLFTIGSSLVTARKIQQAERACVRGNKKQLQLENQMNCTVVALAILYGFCIIPENICNIVTVYMAAGVPRRTLDILHLVSQLLLFCKSAVTPVLLFCLYQPFSRAFLDCCCCCCNECGPPRSSTTATTSEENEHECTTTDLELSPFSTIHREASSSYTTVGTHC from the exons atgagacggagtctacaacccacacaacactacataaagagagacctaagacaacaactgagcaag GTCTCTTCCCTCGGGGTCACGACCTTCACCCTGTGTGCTTTGTGCATTGACCGCCTTCGCGCCGCCACCAACGCCCAGATGTATTACGAGATGATTGAAAACTGCGCCTCCACGGCCGCCAAGCTGGCCGTTATCTGGATCGGGGCTCTCCTATTGGCCCTGCCAGAGCTCCTGATCCACCAGCTGGTCACTGAAGATGGTGAGCCTCCGGACGTGACGCCCTGCCAGCGCTGTGTGGTTCGTATCTCCACCGACCTCCCCGACACGCTCTATGTGCTGGGCCTGACCTACGACGGAGCCCGCCTCTGGTGGTATTTTGGCTGCTACTTCTGCCTGCCAACGCTGTTCACCATCGGCAGCTCTCTGGTGACTGCCCGTAAAATCCAGCAGGCCGAGCGGGCCTGTGTGCGTGGAAACAAGAAGCAGCTCCAGCTGGAGAACCAGATGAACTGCACGGTTGTGGCGTTGGCCATCCTCTACGGCTTCTGCATCATCCCTGAGAACATCTGCAACATCGTCACTGTCTACATGGCAGCGGGTGTGCCCAGACGGACCCTGGACATTCTCCACCTGGTCAGCCAGCTGCTGCTGTTCTGTAAGTCAGCGGTGACACCCGTCCTGCTGTTCTGCCTGTACCAGCCCTTCAGCCGGGCCTTCCtggactgctgctgctgctgctgtaacgaGTGCGGCCCTCCCAGGTCTtccaccaccgccaccaccagCGAGGAGAACGAGCACGAGTGCACCACCACCGACCTGGAGCTGTCACCATTCAGCACCATCCACAGGGAGGCATCCTCCTCCTACACCACTGTGGGGACCCACTGCTGA
- the LOC109898570 gene encoding prosaposin receptor GPR37 isoform X2, whose protein sequence is MRSCVHLTFLQSVIYSEAQTKFKHTLLHMVSSLGVTTFTLCALCIDRLRAATNAQMYYEMIENCASTAAKLAVIWIGALLLALPELLIHQLVTEDGEPPDVTPCQRCVVRISTDLPDTLYVLGLTYDGARLWWYFGCYFCLPTLFTIGSSLVTARKIQQAERACVRGNKKQLQLENQMNCTVVALAILYGFCIIPENICNIVTVYMAAGVPRRTLDILHLVSQLLLFCKSAVTPVLLFCLYQPFSRAFLDCCCCCCNECGPPRSSTTATTSEENEHECTTTDLELSPFSTIHREASSSYTTVGTHC, encoded by the exons ATGCGATCTTGTGTCCATTTAACCTTTTTACAATCTGTTATATATTCAGAGGCACAGACGAAATTCAAACATACCCTACTTCACATG GTCTCTTCCCTCGGGGTCACGACCTTCACCCTGTGTGCTTTGTGCATTGACCGCCTTCGCGCCGCCACCAACGCCCAGATGTATTACGAGATGATTGAAAACTGCGCCTCCACGGCCGCCAAGCTGGCCGTTATCTGGATCGGGGCTCTCCTATTGGCCCTGCCAGAGCTCCTGATCCACCAGCTGGTCACTGAAGATGGTGAGCCTCCGGACGTGACGCCCTGCCAGCGCTGTGTGGTTCGTATCTCCACCGACCTCCCCGACACGCTCTATGTGCTGGGCCTGACCTACGACGGAGCCCGCCTCTGGTGGTATTTTGGCTGCTACTTCTGCCTGCCAACGCTGTTCACCATCGGCAGCTCTCTGGTGACTGCCCGTAAAATCCAGCAGGCCGAGCGGGCCTGTGTGCGTGGAAACAAGAAGCAGCTCCAGCTGGAGAACCAGATGAACTGCACGGTTGTGGCGTTGGCCATCCTCTACGGCTTCTGCATCATCCCTGAGAACATCTGCAACATCGTCACTGTCTACATGGCAGCGGGTGTGCCCAGACGGACCCTGGACATTCTCCACCTGGTCAGCCAGCTGCTGCTGTTCTGTAAGTCAGCGGTGACACCCGTCCTGCTGTTCTGCCTGTACCAGCCCTTCAGCCGGGCCTTCCtggactgctgctgctgctgctgtaacgaGTGCGGCCCTCCCAGGTCTtccaccaccgccaccaccagCGAGGAGAACGAGCACGAGTGCACCACCACCGACCTGGAGCTGTCACCATTCAGCACCATCCACAGGGAGGCATCCTCCTCCTACACCACTGTGGGGACCCACTGCTGA
- the LOC109898570 gene encoding prosaposin receptor GPR37 isoform X1 yields MLVLLLRLLCFSLWSENVFSQIHGEKTNMIPRHYETAVTIGNLHKTNSDSQRLHSAYGRVINEIDNKRVRTPSSSSWDVVRTWMDNINVTSFNTKRGMNEITMRKSNSSNGTEPIWLPEEGESKRLMEEKLDTEKHAAMETRDGVYIHLKPSTRHTRGGHHRGEHNRICIHKRASVNRRRRNAKDGSKKGNLINEPTLLSDESLDTPLATWEPLPKPMAQNQSTDMPFHATDYEQFTLPDLQDYTPLIPLNPQTRRKDVKNPFYPVTAESYGAYAIMIISVIIFTVGLIGNIAIMCIVCHNYYMRSISNSLLANLALWDFVVIFFCLPLVIFHELTKNWLLGEFSCKIIPYIEVSSLGVTTFTLCALCIDRLRAATNAQMYYEMIENCASTAAKLAVIWIGALLLALPELLIHQLVTEDGEPPDVTPCQRCVVRISTDLPDTLYVLGLTYDGARLWWYFGCYFCLPTLFTIGSSLVTARKIQQAERACVRGNKKQLQLENQMNCTVVALAILYGFCIIPENICNIVTVYMAAGVPRRTLDILHLVSQLLLFCKSAVTPVLLFCLYQPFSRAFLDCCCCCCNECGPPRSSTTATTSEENEHECTTTDLELSPFSTIHREASSSYTTVGTHC; encoded by the exons ATGCTGGTACTACTCTTAAGATTACTGTGTTTCTCACTTTGGAGCGAGAATGTGTTCTCGCAAATACACGGGGAGAAGACAAATATGATTCCTAGACATTATGAAACCGCCGTCACTATCGGGAATCTACACAAAACCAATAGTGATAGTCAGAGATTGCACTCGGCGTATGGCAGAGTTATCAACGAAATTGACAATAAAAGGGTGCGTACTCCAAGTTCATCCTCCTGGGATGTGGTTAGGACATGGATGGATAACATAAATGTGACTTCATTCAATACGAAAAGGGGTATGAATGAAATAACAATGCGCAAAAGCAATTCGTCAAATGGAACAGAACCCATTTGGTTACCCGAGGAAGGCGAGTCAAAAAGGCTGATGGAAGAAAAGTTGGACACGGAGAAACATGCAGCCATGGAAACACGAGATGGTGTATACATTCATTTAAAGCCCTCCACGAGACATACGCGAGGAGGACACCACCGTGGCGAGCACAACCGGATCTGCATACACAAAAGAGCAAGTGTAAACCGTCGGAGAAGAAATGCGAAGGATGGCAGTAAAAAAGGGAACTTAATAAACGAGCCAACCTTGCTGTCAGATGAGTCTTTGGACACACCGCTGGCCACGTGGGAACCTCTGCCTAAACCTATGGCCCAGAACCAGTCAACAGACATGCCATTTCATGCCACTGATTATGAACAGTTCACTTTGCCAGACCTCCAGGACTATACCCCACTCATTCCTCTCAATCCTCAAACTAGGAGAAAAGATGTGAAAAACCCATTTTACCCCGTAACAGCAGAATCATATGGTGCATATGCCATCATGATCATTTCGGTCATCATTTTCACTGTTGGATTAATTGGGAATATAGCAATCATGTGCATTGTGTGCCACAACTACTACATGAGAAGTATTTCAAATTCTCTTCTAGCCAATCTCGCCCTATGGGATTTTGTTGTCATCTTTTTTTGCCTGCCCCTGGTGATCTTCCATGAACTGACCAAGAATTGGCTGTTGGGGGAGTTCTCCTGTAAAATCATCCCCTATATTGAG GTCTCTTCCCTCGGGGTCACGACCTTCACCCTGTGTGCTTTGTGCATTGACCGCCTTCGCGCCGCCACCAACGCCCAGATGTATTACGAGATGATTGAAAACTGCGCCTCCACGGCCGCCAAGCTGGCCGTTATCTGGATCGGGGCTCTCCTATTGGCCCTGCCAGAGCTCCTGATCCACCAGCTGGTCACTGAAGATGGTGAGCCTCCGGACGTGACGCCCTGCCAGCGCTGTGTGGTTCGTATCTCCACCGACCTCCCCGACACGCTCTATGTGCTGGGCCTGACCTACGACGGAGCCCGCCTCTGGTGGTATTTTGGCTGCTACTTCTGCCTGCCAACGCTGTTCACCATCGGCAGCTCTCTGGTGACTGCCCGTAAAATCCAGCAGGCCGAGCGGGCCTGTGTGCGTGGAAACAAGAAGCAGCTCCAGCTGGAGAACCAGATGAACTGCACGGTTGTGGCGTTGGCCATCCTCTACGGCTTCTGCATCATCCCTGAGAACATCTGCAACATCGTCACTGTCTACATGGCAGCGGGTGTGCCCAGACGGACCCTGGACATTCTCCACCTGGTCAGCCAGCTGCTGCTGTTCTGTAAGTCAGCGGTGACACCCGTCCTGCTGTTCTGCCTGTACCAGCCCTTCAGCCGGGCCTTCCtggactgctgctgctgctgctgtaacgaGTGCGGCCCTCCCAGGTCTtccaccaccgccaccaccagCGAGGAGAACGAGCACGAGTGCACCACCACCGACCTGGAGCTGTCACCATTCAGCACCATCCACAGGGAGGCATCCTCCTCCTACACCACTGTGGGGACCCACTGCTGA
- the LOC109898570 gene encoding prosaposin receptor GPR37 isoform X4, protein MYYEMIENCASTAAKLAVIWIGALLLALPELLIHQLVTEDGEPPDVTPCQRCVVRISTDLPDTLYVLGLTYDGARLWWYFGCYFCLPTLFTIGSSLVTARKIQQAERACVRGNKKQLQLENQMNCTVVALAILYGFCIIPENICNIVTVYMAAGVPRRTLDILHLVSQLLLFCKSAVTPVLLFCLYQPFSRAFLDCCCCCCNECGPPRSSTTATTSEENEHECTTTDLELSPFSTIHREASSSYTTVGTHC, encoded by the coding sequence ATGTATTACGAGATGATTGAAAACTGCGCCTCCACGGCCGCCAAGCTGGCCGTTATCTGGATCGGGGCTCTCCTATTGGCCCTGCCAGAGCTCCTGATCCACCAGCTGGTCACTGAAGATGGTGAGCCTCCGGACGTGACGCCCTGCCAGCGCTGTGTGGTTCGTATCTCCACCGACCTCCCCGACACGCTCTATGTGCTGGGCCTGACCTACGACGGAGCCCGCCTCTGGTGGTATTTTGGCTGCTACTTCTGCCTGCCAACGCTGTTCACCATCGGCAGCTCTCTGGTGACTGCCCGTAAAATCCAGCAGGCCGAGCGGGCCTGTGTGCGTGGAAACAAGAAGCAGCTCCAGCTGGAGAACCAGATGAACTGCACGGTTGTGGCGTTGGCCATCCTCTACGGCTTCTGCATCATCCCTGAGAACATCTGCAACATCGTCACTGTCTACATGGCAGCGGGTGTGCCCAGACGGACCCTGGACATTCTCCACCTGGTCAGCCAGCTGCTGCTGTTCTGTAAGTCAGCGGTGACACCCGTCCTGCTGTTCTGCCTGTACCAGCCCTTCAGCCGGGCCTTCCtggactgctgctgctgctgctgtaacgaGTGCGGCCCTCCCAGGTCTtccaccaccgccaccaccagCGAGGAGAACGAGCACGAGTGCACCACCACCGACCTGGAGCTGTCACCATTCAGCACCATCCACAGGGAGGCATCCTCCTCCTACACCACTGTGGGGACCCACTGCTGA